In Etheostoma cragini isolate CJK2018 chromosome 9, CSU_Ecrag_1.0, whole genome shotgun sequence, the following are encoded in one genomic region:
- the LOC117950319 gene encoding flocculation protein FLO11-like, whose amino-acid sequence MPAAMHLTVLVSLFAVTLSTNATTSSAAKLEKDITTAVAHHSSLSAKKTSLFYLTTNNTQQPPTTTHQITTAVSSENISSFPPSLTSPQTPNRTEETHPSLTPPQTTTTNQTSNETVFHGSTLSPTPESPNITATTTVNVTSPGLSPGWEKGDLAANPGLVAILCIFCIILVLVLVVVIVKCIQSPRSNFERLEDVPMSKVNEESPFAQYSK is encoded by the exons ACGCCACCACTTCCTCAGCCGCTAAACTTGAAAAGGACATAACCACAGCTGTTGCACACCATTCTAGTTTGTCTGCAAAGAAAACTAGTTTATTCTATCTGACAACGAACAACACTCAACAGcctccaacaacaacacaccagATTACCACTGCTGTCTCTTCAGAAAACATTTCATCATTCCCACCGTCCTTGACTTCCCCACAAACACCCAACAGGACAGAGGAAACGCATCCCAGTCTCACTCCTCCACAGACTACAACGACCAACCAGACGTCTAACGAGACCGTTTTCCATGGATCAACACTCTCTCCGACACCAGAATCACCAAACATTACTGCAACCACCACTGTAAACGTAACCAGCCCAG GTCTTTCACCTGGGTGGGAAAAAGGTGACTTAGCAGCAAATCCCGGCCTCGTGGCTATCCTTTGCATCTTCTGTATCATCCTCGTCCTTGTGCTGGTGGTTGTCATCGTTAAATGCATCCAATCACCAAGGTCCAACTTCGAGAGGCTTGAGGACGTGCCGATG AGCAAAGTCAACGAGGAGTCTCCATTTGCCCAGTACTCAAAATGA